The Brachionichthys hirsutus isolate HB-005 chromosome 11, CSIRO-AGI_Bhir_v1, whole genome shotgun sequence genome includes a window with the following:
- the farsb gene encoding phenylalanine--tRNA ligase beta subunit — MPTVGIKRDLLFSALGRTYTDDEFDELCFEFGLELDEITSEKDIISREQGDSRAAAASDVILYKIDVPANRYDLLCLEGLVRGLQVFKNMSEAPRYRRVGPASGEPQKLIITKETAAVRPHAVAAVLRNITFTQERYDSFIELQEKLHQNVCRKRSLVAIGTHDLDTISGPFTYTAKPPGDICFKPLNQTKEYTATQLMSLYKTDGHLKHYLHIIEDKPVYPVIYDSNGVVLSMPPIINGDRSKITLKTRNVFIECTATDVTKAKIVLDTLVTMFSEYCAQPFTVEEAEVVYPDGKICKYPELAYRKEKLSRDFINCKVGINESTENIARLLTRMCLLSRPTGVGDEIEVEIPPTRSDIMHACDIMEDAAMAYGFNNIARTMPRTYTIANQFPLNKLTELLRQDLAAAGFTEALNFALCSQEDIADKLGKKITETGAVHISNPKTAEFQVARTTLLPGLLKTIAANRKMPLPLKLFEISDVVHKDETKDVGVRNRRHFCAVYYNKSPGFEVIHGLLDRAMQLLEVKPARGEGYHIQAADDSTFFPGRCAEIFVRGKSVGRLGVLHPDVVTRFELAVPCSALEMDIEPFLGRSAETALTHDVPTQEVVDHGFPARAPPSPPASTNTVFGDVNTPAGLKGLDDFLADRSYVEGFAASQADVSVFDAIPSVPSATFCHVRRWYDHIRTFRGERASLPSAKSRHVLPATPSVSASDDDIDLFGSDDEAEVAGSDGVREQRLAEYAAKKSKKPLVIARSSILLDVKPWDDETDMCRMEECVRSVRMDGLLWGPSKLVPVGYGIKKLQIGCVVEDDKVRTDTLEEAIAAFEGYVQSVDVAAFNKI, encoded by the exons ATGCCGACTGTCGGAATAAAACGGGACCTTCTCTTCTCAGCCTTGGGCAGAACCTACA CTGACGACGAGTTTGACGAACTCTGCTTTGAGTTCGGGCTGGAGCTGGATGAGATT ACCTCGGAGAAGGACATCATCAGCCGAGAGCAGGGCGACTCCAGAGCAGCGGCAGCGTCTGATGTTATCCTCTATAAGATCGATGTGCCGGCCAACCGGTATGACCTGCTGTGTCTGGAAGGTCTGGTCCGCGGCCTGCAGGTGTTCAAGAATAT GTCGGAGGCGCCTCGCTACAGACGTGTCGGCCCGGCCAGCGGTGAGCCTCAGAAGCTCATAATCACGAAGGAG ACGGCGGCGGTGAGACCCCACGCCGTAGCGGCGGTGTTGAGGAACATCACCTTCACGCAAGAGCGCTACGACAGCTTCAtcgagctgcaggagaaactcCACCAGAACGTCTGCAG GAAGAGGAGCCTGGTGGCCATCGGAACCCATGACTTGGACACCATCTCTGGTCCGTTCACATACACAGCCAAACCTCCTGGAGACATCTGCTTCAAGCCTCTGAACCAGACCAAGGAGTACACCGCCACGCAGCTCATGAGTCTCTACAAG acagacggccaCCTGAAGCATTACCTTCACATTATTGAAGACAAGCCCGTGTATCCCGTTATCTACGACAGTAATGGCGTCGTCCTGTCCATGCCTCCCATCATCAACG gAGACCGTTCAAAAATCACCCTGAAGACGCGGAACGTCTTCATTGAGTGTACGGCCACCGACGTGACAAAG GCAAAGATTGTGTTGGACACGTTGGTGACCATGTTCAGCGAATACTGTGCACAGCCCTTTAC AGTGGAGGAGGCTGAGGTGGTTTACCCAGATGGCAAGATCTGCAAATACCCA GAGCTGGCTTACAGGAAGGAGAAGTTATCCAGGGATTTCATTAATTGCAAAGTTGGCATCAA CGAGTCGACGGAGAACATCGCCCGGCTGCTGACGAGGATGTGCCTGCTCTCCCGGCCGACCGGCGTCGGTGATGAGATCGAGGTCGAGATACCGCCGACGCGCTCGGACATCATGCATGCCTGCGACATCATGGAGGACGCGGCCATGGCCTACGGATTTAACAACATCGCTCGCACCATGCCACGCACTTACACCATAGCCAACCAG TTCCCGCTTAATAAACTGACTGAGCTGTTGAgacaagacctcgccgcggctgGATTTACAGAGGCCCTCAACTTTGCCCTG TGTTCTCAAGAAGATATAGCAGACAAGCTTGGAAAGAAGATCACCGAGACTGGAGCTGTTCATATCTCCAACCCCAAGACGGCGGAGTTCCAG gtggcgcgCACCACCTTGCTACCAGGCCTGCTGAAGACCATAGCTGCCAACAGGAAGATGCCCCTTCCCCTCAAACTGTTTGAGATTTCTGATGTGGTGCACAAGGACGAAACCAAAG ATGTCGGGGTGAGGAACCGTCGGCATTTCTGTGCCGTTTACTACAACAAGAGTCCGGGCTTCGAAGTGATCCACGGCCTGCTGGACCGAGccatgcagctgctggaggtgaaGCCGGCACGAGGGGAAGGCTACCACATCCAGGCTGCAGACG ATTCCACCTTCTTCCCCGGTCGCTGCGCAGAGATCTTCGTCCGTGGAAAGAGCGTCGGCCGTCTGGGCGTGCTGCACCCGGATGTGGTTACCCGCTTCGAGCTCGCCGTGCCCTGCTCGGCGCTGGAGATGGACATCGAGCCCTTCCT CGGCCGCTCGGCTGAAACCGCCCTCACGCACGACGTCCCCACGCAGGAAGTCGTCGACCACGGGTTCCCCGCGCGAGCCCCGCCCTCCCCCCCGGCGTCCACCAACACTGTGTTCGGAGACGTGAATACGCCGGCTGGCCTCAAAGGGCTCGATGATTTTCTGGCAGACAGAAGCTACGTGGAGGGCTTTGCAGCGTCGCAGGCTGACGTGTCCGTGTTCGACGCCATCCCGTCCGTCCCGTCGGCGACCTTCTGCCACGTCCGCCGTTGGTACGACCACATCCGGACTTTCCGGGGGGAAAGGGCCAGCCTCCCGTCAGCCAAGAGTCGGCACGTCCTCCCGGCTACTCCCTCCGTTTCTGCAAGCGACGATGACATTGACCTGTTTGGGTCGGACGACGAGGCGGAGGTCGCGGGGTCGGACGGCGTCAGGGAGCAGCGGCTCGCCGAGTACGCCGCCAAGAAGTCCAAGAAGCCACTCGTCATCGCCAGGTCCTCCATCCTGCTGGACGTGAAGCCTTGGGATGACGAGACGGACATGTGCAGGATGGAGGAGTGCGTCCGCAGCGTCCGCATGGACGGGCTGCTGTGGGGGCCGTCCAAGTTGGTGCCGGTGGGCTACGGTATCAAGAAGCTCCAGATCGGGTGCGTGGTGGAGGACGATAAAGTGCGCACGGATACGCTGGAGGAAGCCATCGCCGCCTTCGAGGGTTACGTTCAGTCCGTGGACGTGGCTGCCTTCAATAAGATATGA
- the sgpp2 gene encoding sphingosine-1-phosphate phosphatase 2: MGHEVFYITVLPCIQWHLDPFLCRRLVNMWTLVMYIGQATKDVLKLPRPFSPPVVKLETRVDAEYGLPSTHAMAATAISFTLLLSAPSRIQFQFEVGLLIAVTLSSLVGLSRLYTGMHSVLDVISGVFISAMFLFLTYPYWETFDRLQLNSHFSPIVALLLPLFLSYTYPELDHYSTTRGDTTAILGAGAGCSVGYWVNQQLGQTFEPQGVLPLPLPTLTADALARGGARFLVGVAAVVGTRQVASTVSLKMLRWWYGVAKNDTSARRRKEIEVPHKFVTYTSVGLVHSMLANRVFVLLGLL, from the exons ATGGGACATGAAGTCTTCTACATCACCGTTCTGCCCTGCATTCAGTGGCACTTGGATCCATTTCTGTGTCGGCGCTTGGTcaacatgtggact ctGGTGATGTACATCGGCCAGGCGACTAAAGATGTGCTGAAGTTGCCCCGCCCTTTCTCGCCCCCAGTGGTCAAACTGGAGACGCGTGTTGACGCCGAGTACGGGCTGCCCTCCACCCACGCCATGGCCGCCACCGCCATCTCCTTCACGCTTCTGCTGAGTGCGCCCTCCAGGATACAA ttcCAGTTTGAAGTGGGCCTGCTGATCGCTGTGACATTGTCGTCTTTAGTGGGTCTGAGCCGCCTCTACACCGGCATGCACTCAGTTTTG GATGTGATCTCTGGGGTTTTCATCTCGGCCATGTTCTTGTTCCTCACCTACCCGTATTGGGAAACCTTTGACCGCTTGCAGCTCAACAGCCACTTCTCCCCCATCGTGGCCTTGTTGCTGCCCCTCTTCCTCAGCTACACGTACCCCGAGTTGGACCATTACAGCACCACGCGGGGAGACACCACCGCCATCCTCGGAGCCGGGGCAGGGTGCTCTGTGGGGTACTGGGTCAATCAGCAGCTGGGGCAAACCTTCGAGCCCCAGGGGGTATTACCTTTACCCCTCCCCACATTGACAGCTGACGCACTGGCACGGGGCGGTGCACGCTTTCTTGTGGGCGTGGCAGCGGTGGTGGGAACCCGACAGGTGGCGTCAACAGTGAGCCTGAAGATGCTGCGTTGGTGGTATGGCGTGGCGAAAAATGACACGAGcgccaggaggaggaaggagattgAAGTTCCTCACAAGTTTGTCACGTACACGTCGGTTGGACTCGTCCATTCCATGTTGGCCAACAGAGTCTTTGTTCTCCTGGGATTACTTTGA
- the LOC137901797 gene encoding RING finger protein 228: protein MAKDDMAEVDPAPSGAEPPPGQAAAATFPYEEYECKICYNYFDLGRRAPKILECLHTFCEECLNTLHLREERPWRISCPVCRHRTPVPDYRVQNLPNNTKVTADFPLYIDSDPLPQDALPPHPPPLHPALVALRREEASGAPGVVGHATPSTTVSTATTLSQDSARYDSCQSCKRVALTTGCVCVIFSFLSMLVLLFMGLIFVHSHSIAPSPAGPICLSVASILAMFSVVVTWLICWLKYRPDHEAGRSSATGSSRRNA from the coding sequence ATGGCGAAAGATGACATGGCAGAGGTAGATCCGGCACCGAGCGGAGCGGAGCCGCCCCCGGGCCAGGCCGCCGCGGCGACGTTCCCCTACGAGGAGTACGAATGCAAAATCTGCTACAATTATTTCGACCTTGGTCGCCGCGCTCCGAAGATCCTCGAGTGCCTCCACACGTTCTGCGAGGAGTGCCTGAACACGCTTCACCTCCGGGAGGAGCGGCCGTGGCGCATCAGCTGCCCCGTCTGTCGCCACCGGACCCCGGTGCCCGACTACCGGGTGCAGAACCTTCCCAACAACACCAAGGTGACGGCGGATTTCCCGCTGTACATCGACTCGGACCCGCTGCCCCAGGACGCGCTGCCGCCGCACCCTCCGCCGCTGCACCCGGCCCTCGTCGCGCTCCGCCGGGAAGAGGCGTCGGGGGCTCCGGGCGTCGTCGGCCACGCCACCCCGTCCACCACCGTGTCCACGGCCACGACCCTCTCGCAGGACTCGGCGCGCTACGACAGCTGCCAGAGCTGCAAGCGGGTGGCGCTGACCACCGGCTGCGTGTGCGTaatcttctccttcctgtccatgctggtgctgctgttcaTGGGCCTGATCTTCGTGCACAGCCACAGCATCGCCCCCTCCCCGGCCGGACCCATTTGCTTGTCGGTAGCGAGCATCCTGGCCATGTTCTCCGTGGTCGTCACGTGGCTCATCTGCTGGCTCAAATACAGACCGGACCACGAGGCGGGCCGCTCGTCCGCCACCGGCAGCTCCCGGAGGAACGCCTGA